One window of the Glycocaulis alkaliphilus genome contains the following:
- the rmuC gene encoding DNA recombination protein RmuC produces the protein MDMLNIALIAAGGLLAGAVLTFLWLRGAAARAAALQERLAETERRFDTERAQRQAELEGERVARREAEQAAAALKARIDTEAEAVKRERESLTQLSNAVQEKFQLLANEALDKSQKAFLDRAAETFKQNQEKAEGSVKELVTPIREKLDQFKATVDHIEKERAAHRGELGEQINALRQGLAGQQQETSKLVNALQRSSTTRGQWGERTVENVLELAGLTKGIDYESQYQARDSEGASLRPDFVVRLPGGGRFVIDSKVALTAYLDAVEAPDEPARKQHLRRHAMQVKTHIRQLASKEYAKSVEGAIDFVALFIPGESFYSAAMEEEPGLFDEAIAQDVIIVTPSTLLALAKAVAYGWRQQALEDNARKIAALGSEIHDRLQTFTGHLGRVGSGLKSATANYNSAVASLEGRVLVSARKMAELNAASGSKALEGPAQVDETPRSLAAPTDREGSDA, from the coding sequence ATGGATATGCTGAACATCGCCCTTATCGCTGCCGGCGGCCTTCTGGCCGGGGCCGTACTGACCTTTCTCTGGTTGCGCGGCGCCGCTGCCCGTGCTGCGGCCTTGCAGGAACGTCTGGCTGAGACCGAGCGGCGCTTTGACACCGAACGCGCGCAGCGCCAGGCCGAGCTGGAAGGGGAACGTGTGGCCCGGCGCGAGGCCGAGCAGGCCGCGGCTGCCTTGAAAGCGCGCATCGATACCGAGGCCGAGGCGGTGAAGCGCGAGCGCGAGAGCCTGACCCAGCTCTCCAATGCCGTGCAGGAGAAGTTCCAGCTGCTCGCCAACGAGGCGCTGGACAAATCCCAGAAAGCCTTCCTCGATCGTGCTGCCGAAACCTTCAAGCAGAACCAGGAAAAGGCTGAAGGCAGTGTGAAGGAGCTGGTGACGCCGATCCGCGAAAAACTAGACCAGTTCAAGGCGACCGTTGACCATATCGAGAAGGAGCGCGCGGCCCATCGCGGCGAGCTGGGCGAGCAGATCAACGCCCTGCGCCAGGGTCTTGCCGGTCAGCAGCAGGAGACTTCAAAGCTCGTCAACGCGTTGCAGCGCTCCTCGACTACGCGCGGCCAGTGGGGTGAGCGTACGGTGGAGAATGTGCTGGAGCTGGCGGGCCTTACCAAGGGCATCGACTATGAAAGCCAGTATCAGGCGCGTGATAGCGAAGGCGCATCCCTGCGCCCGGATTTCGTGGTGCGCCTGCCCGGTGGCGGGCGTTTCGTCATCGATTCCAAGGTGGCGCTGACGGCTTATCTCGATGCGGTAGAAGCGCCCGACGAACCGGCCCGCAAGCAGCATCTGCGCCGTCACGCCATGCAGGTGAAGACCCATATCCGCCAGCTGGCCAGCAAGGAGTATGCAAAATCGGTGGAGGGAGCGATCGACTTCGTGGCGCTCTTCATTCCCGGCGAAAGCTTCTATTCCGCCGCGATGGAGGAGGAGCCGGGCCTGTTTGACGAGGCGATTGCGCAAGACGTGATTATCGTCACGCCCTCCACCCTGCTCGCACTGGCCAAGGCGGTGGCCTATGGCTGGCGCCAGCAGGCGCTGGAAGACAATGCCCGCAAGATCGCCGCGCTCGGCAGCGAGATACATGACCGGCTGCAGACCTTTACCGGCCATCTTGGCCGGGTCGGTTCGGGTCTCAAGTCTGCAACCGCTAATTATAACAGCGCGGTAGCCTCGCTTGAGGGCAGGGTTCTGGTGTCGGCGCGCAAGATGGCCGAACTCAACGCGGCGTCCGGTTCAAAGGCGCTGGAAGGCCCGGCACAGGTCGATGAAACGCCGCGTTCACTGGCTGCCCCGACTGACCGCGAAGGCAGCGATGCTTGA
- the def gene encoding peptide deformylase, producing MTVHPILTVPDPRLKLVSKPVERVDDDLRNLMDDMVETMYEADGIGLAAIQIGVDKRVIVMDLSEKRDSPRYFVNPVVTPLTEETKPYSEGCLSIPDVYDEVERPARVSVKYLDYDGNEREEIAEDLFAVCIQHEMDHLEGVLFIDYLSRLKRDRAVKKVQKLVKSRLEAAE from the coding sequence ATGACAGTACACCCAATACTCACGGTTCCCGATCCGCGCCTGAAACTGGTTTCAAAGCCGGTGGAGCGCGTTGATGACGATCTTCGAAACCTGATGGATGACATGGTGGAGACCATGTACGAGGCCGATGGTATCGGTCTTGCGGCTATCCAGATCGGCGTCGACAAGCGCGTCATCGTCATGGATCTGTCTGAAAAGCGTGATTCCCCGCGCTATTTCGTCAATCCGGTCGTCACACCGCTGACCGAGGAAACAAAGCCTTATAGCGAGGGCTGCCTGTCCATCCCGGATGTTTATGACGAGGTGGAACGCCCGGCGCGGGTGAGCGTTAAGTATCTCGACTATGATGGCAATGAACGTGAAGAGATCGCTGAGGATCTGTTTGCGGTGTGCATACAGCACGAAATGGACCATCTCGAAGGGGTGCTCTTCATCGATTACCTCTCGCGCCTGAAACGCGACCGGGCGGTGAAAAAGGTCCAGAAGCTTGTTAAGTCGCGACTGGAGGCTGCCGAATGA
- a CDS encoding GNAT family N-acetyltransferase: MLRCETIKIEALTAQDQHAWTAMALATGLASPLLHPEFAQAVSTTRNDVEIALFRDAKGLAAVFAYHRRPGGFARPIGSAFSDIHAILRRQDVETRDEELLALAGLSRARFAALFTPDKPPAAGLEPVGPSRAAIKRSTADALIAELQAEHPKRFKDFRRRLRKLETEHGEIHLEVSSDPATLDELISWKRLQYRQTGRHDVLAPRWTAKMMHTLFAKQDGVVSGKLYTLRVGGRLIAAEYGPQGHGTFHPWLAAYDPEMSPYSPGHLLVYLLLSRMEEFGLTRYEMGTGHEDYKRYFTNHRSELFSGVARAPNLEERLREAAAQLVQASLALCGKRVHGFGERIHSRIDHIAAAEISTAGRWAGLTRAASMLLAGQRSN; the protein is encoded by the coding sequence ATGTTGCGCTGTGAGACAATCAAGATTGAAGCCCTGACCGCGCAGGACCAGCACGCATGGACAGCCATGGCGCTGGCCACCGGCCTTGCCTCGCCCCTTCTGCATCCCGAATTCGCACAAGCCGTTTCAACCACCCGCAATGATGTGGAGATCGCGCTTTTCCGCGACGCAAAAGGGCTGGCGGCGGTGTTCGCCTACCATCGCCGGCCAGGCGGCTTTGCCCGGCCCATCGGATCGGCCTTCTCTGACATTCATGCCATATTGCGCAGGCAGGACGTGGAAACACGTGACGAGGAATTGCTGGCCCTGGCCGGCCTGTCGCGCGCCCGCTTTGCAGCCCTCTTCACGCCTGACAAACCACCGGCTGCCGGGCTGGAGCCGGTCGGACCATCGCGCGCAGCGATAAAGCGGTCGACAGCTGATGCCCTCATCGCCGAGTTGCAGGCCGAGCACCCGAAACGCTTCAAGGATTTCCGCCGCCGCCTGCGCAAGCTGGAAACCGAGCACGGCGAGATACACCTCGAAGTGTCCAGCGATCCGGCAACCCTTGATGAGCTGATAAGCTGGAAACGCCTGCAATACCGCCAGACCGGCCGCCATGACGTGCTGGCTCCGCGCTGGACGGCAAAAATGATGCACACGCTGTTCGCCAAGCAGGACGGCGTGGTGAGCGGGAAGCTCTACACGCTGCGCGTGGGCGGCCGCCTGATCGCGGCCGAGTACGGACCGCAAGGTCACGGCACGTTCCACCCCTGGCTTGCCGCCTATGACCCCGAAATGTCGCCCTATTCGCCCGGCCATCTTCTGGTCTACCTGCTCTTGTCGCGGATGGAGGAGTTTGGCCTGACCCGTTACGAGATGGGCACCGGTCACGAGGACTACAAGCGATACTTCACCAATCACCGCTCCGAGCTCTTCAGCGGGGTGGCACGCGCACCGAACCTGGAAGAACGGCTGCGCGAGGCGGCGGCACAGCTGGTACAGGCTAGCCTGGCTCTTTGCGGTAAACGCGTTCACGGTTTCGGCGAGCGTATCCATAGCCGGATCGACCATATCGCGGCTGCCGAAATCAGCACGGCAGGGCGCTGGGCCGGGCTTACCCGCGCAGCCAGCATGTTGCTGGCAGGCCAGCGGAGCAACTGA
- a CDS encoding SDR family NAD(P)-dependent oxidoreductase translates to MGGRLDGKVAVITGGASGIGKASVERFIAEGAHVVMGDLETGRGEVMAQFHGPKLAFRTTDVKNEADIKALINLAIERHGQLDILFNNAGSAEPDYPVDKIEAATFDHVMHLHLRAALFGIKHALPHMQAAGGGAIISTSSVAGIGVNYGPLLYSIAKAALIHMTKTVSVRLAPHKIRVNCINPGLIATAVFGRAFGLDQDAAEAAQPKLEELGAFAQPLPVGGSPADIANAAVYLASDEARFVTGQALVVDGGLTTGTVPDPNGGTAAILADVLGVDLAAWKAEHGIG, encoded by the coding sequence ATGGGTGGACGGCTGGATGGCAAGGTCGCGGTCATCACTGGCGGTGCCAGCGGTATCGGCAAGGCAAGCGTGGAGCGCTTCATAGCCGAAGGCGCCCATGTCGTGATGGGCGATCTGGAGACCGGGCGCGGCGAAGTGATGGCGCAGTTTCACGGGCCAAAGCTTGCCTTCCGCACCACCGATGTGAAAAACGAGGCTGACATCAAGGCGTTGATCAATCTGGCCATCGAACGCCACGGGCAGCTGGACATATTGTTCAATAATGCTGGCTCTGCCGAGCCGGACTATCCGGTGGACAAGATCGAGGCAGCAACGTTCGATCACGTCATGCACCTGCATTTGCGCGCCGCCCTTTTCGGCATCAAGCACGCCTTGCCCCACATGCAGGCCGCTGGCGGGGGGGCGATCATCTCCACCTCCAGCGTTGCCGGGATTGGCGTGAATTACGGGCCCCTGCTCTACTCCATCGCCAAAGCCGCGCTGATCCATATGACAAAGACCGTCTCGGTGCGGCTTGCGCCCCATAAAATCCGGGTGAACTGCATCAATCCCGGCCTCATCGCGACCGCCGTGTTCGGGCGGGCTTTCGGGCTGGATCAGGACGCCGCCGAGGCCGCCCAGCCCAAGCTGGAGGAGCTCGGAGCCTTCGCCCAGCCTTTGCCTGTAGGTGGCAGTCCTGCTGATATCGCAAATGCCGCCGTGTATCTGGCCAGCGACGAGGCGCGCTTCGTGACGGGGCAGGCACTGGTGGTCGATGGCGGCCTGACCACAGGCACCGTACCTGATCCCAATGGCGGCACTGCGGCGATCCTCGCCGACGTGCTGGGCGTGGACCTCGCGGCGTGGAAAGCAGAGCACGGCATCGGGTGA
- a CDS encoding DUF2254 domain-containing protein codes for MERIKLLISRITGSLWFLPALYAAGAIVLVFAAPLTRFIVPDALAELIEEEALRTILNVLSSSLLAVTIFSLTTMATSLKAVSDAATPRARPILIKGGGAQNAIATFLGAFIFSMIGLVALNSGMLGGGGATMLFALTGLATLMVVIVLIQWIRQLSTLGDVEDAISKVEAATRNAFRTLACLPPSAGQSALGKAKPYALRAERPGYVQMIDLPALEDTAKRLDVRVEVLAIPGDRCGPALELARVYGADSAKMAQKLLPCFVRGSVRTLEADPRLGLTALSEIGSRALSPGINDPGTAISAVRALERCFAGWCEVLNDAGDREALSRVVYPGLDAAEALREPVIALARDGAAQLEVMRALGQLCATASELDGLDLGKETSALKAEIVERASTAMAHKSDIVRLKEAIG; via the coding sequence ATGGAACGTATCAAATTACTCATAAGCCGGATCACCGGCTCTCTCTGGTTTCTGCCGGCCTTGTATGCGGCCGGAGCGATAGTGCTGGTTTTCGCCGCGCCGCTGACCAGGTTCATTGTTCCAGATGCGCTTGCCGAGCTGATTGAGGAAGAGGCTCTGCGCACCATCCTCAATGTTCTGTCGTCCAGCCTGCTGGCCGTAACGATCTTTTCACTGACGACGATGGCGACGTCGCTTAAGGCTGTCAGCGATGCTGCGACGCCGCGCGCAAGGCCCATTCTCATAAAGGGCGGCGGCGCACAGAACGCCATTGCGACCTTCCTCGGGGCCTTCATTTTCAGCATGATCGGGCTGGTCGCACTCAATAGCGGCATGCTGGGCGGTGGCGGCGCGACGATGTTGTTTGCCCTCACGGGGCTTGCGACGCTTATGGTGGTGATCGTCCTCATCCAGTGGATCCGGCAGCTTTCAACGCTCGGCGATGTCGAGGATGCAATCTCGAAGGTCGAGGCGGCGACGCGGAATGCATTCCGCACGCTTGCCTGTCTGCCGCCTTCAGCCGGTCAATCAGCATTGGGTAAGGCCAAGCCCTATGCGCTGCGCGCTGAACGGCCGGGCTATGTGCAGATGATCGATCTGCCTGCGCTGGAGGACACGGCAAAAAGGCTGGATGTGCGCGTGGAAGTGTTGGCCATTCCAGGTGACAGGTGCGGACCGGCTCTGGAACTGGCACGCGTGTATGGCGCGGACAGCGCTAAAATGGCGCAAAAGCTCCTGCCCTGCTTTGTGCGGGGCAGCGTGCGCACCCTGGAGGCCGACCCCCGGCTTGGACTGACAGCCCTTAGCGAGATCGGGTCACGCGCCCTGTCGCCGGGCATCAATGATCCCGGCACGGCCATCTCCGCAGTTCGCGCGCTGGAGCGCTGCTTTGCCGGATGGTGCGAGGTTCTGAATGATGCCGGAGACCGCGAAGCTCTGTCCCGCGTCGTCTATCCCGGCCTCGATGCAGCCGAAGCCTTGCGCGAACCAGTCATCGCGCTGGCGCGTGACGGGGCAGCACAGCTGGAGGTCATGCGCGCTCTGGGCCAGCTATGCGCGACCGCCTCTGAACTGGACGGCCTTGACCTTGGCAAGGAGACAAGCGCCCTGAAGGCGGAGATCGTTGAACGGGCGAGCACCGCGATGGCGCACAAAAGTGACATTGTGCGGCTTAAGGAAGCGATTGGCTGA
- the guaB gene encoding IMP dehydrogenase: MEIVEGLTFDDVLLQPGASEIIPADADVRTRVTPRIGLNIPILSAAMDTVTEAPLAIAMAQAGGLGVIHRNLEILEQAEEVRRVKRYESGMVVNPVTIGPDATLADLKALMDHHRISGIPVVEGGGKGGAAGARPGKLIGIITNRDVRFADDMSASVASLMTKDHLVTVRPGADQAEARRLLHKHRIERLLVVDEDGFCVGLMTVKDMEKAQAHPNAAKDEHGRLRVAAATTVGDAGFERAEALMDAGVDVVVIDTAHGMSASVLEQVRRIKRASNTTQIVAGNIATYDGARALFDMGADCVKVGIGPGSICTTRIVAGVGVPQLTAIIEARRAAEGFEGAVIADGGIKYSGDVAKAIAAGADCVMMGSMLAGTEEAPGEVFLYKGRSYKSYRGMGSVGAMARGSADRYFQKEVTDRMKLVPEGIEGQVPYKGPVGPILHQMVGGLRAAMGYTGSKTIADFQKNAVFVRITNAGLRESHVHDVTITREAPNYPSPS, translated from the coding sequence ATGGAGATTGTTGAAGGTCTCACCTTCGATGATGTGCTCTTGCAGCCCGGCGCATCGGAAATTATCCCCGCAGACGCAGATGTGCGCACGCGCGTCACGCCCCGGATCGGGCTGAATATCCCGATCCTGTCCGCCGCCATGGACACTGTCACCGAAGCGCCGCTGGCCATCGCGATGGCACAGGCCGGCGGCCTGGGCGTCATCCACCGCAATCTGGAAATCCTCGAGCAGGCCGAGGAAGTACGCCGCGTGAAGCGCTATGAGAGCGGCATGGTGGTCAATCCGGTCACTATCGGCCCGGACGCGACCCTGGCGGACCTCAAAGCCCTGATGGACCATCACCGCATCTCCGGCATTCCGGTCGTTGAGGGCGGTGGCAAGGGCGGCGCGGCAGGCGCCAGGCCCGGAAAGCTGATTGGCATCATCACCAATCGCGATGTGCGCTTCGCCGATGATATGAGCGCGAGCGTCGCCAGCCTGATGACGAAGGACCACCTCGTGACCGTGCGTCCCGGCGCCGATCAGGCGGAGGCGCGCCGCCTCCTGCACAAGCACCGTATCGAGCGCCTGCTGGTCGTCGATGAGGACGGGTTCTGCGTCGGCCTGATGACCGTGAAGGACATGGAGAAGGCGCAGGCCCACCCCAACGCCGCCAAGGACGAGCATGGCCGTCTGCGCGTCGCTGCGGCGACCACTGTGGGCGATGCGGGCTTTGAGCGCGCCGAGGCGCTGATGGATGCGGGCGTGGACGTGGTCGTGATCGACACCGCCCACGGCATGAGCGCCTCCGTGCTGGAGCAGGTGCGCCGTATCAAGCGCGCGTCGAACACCACCCAGATCGTGGCGGGCAATATCGCGACCTATGATGGCGCGCGTGCCCTGTTCGACATGGGGGCAGACTGCGTGAAGGTGGGCATCGGGCCGGGCTCGATCTGCACCACGCGCATCGTCGCCGGTGTGGGTGTGCCGCAGCTGACCGCCATTATCGAGGCGCGCCGCGCGGCGGAAGGCTTTGAAGGCGCGGTCATCGCCGATGGCGGCATCAAGTATTCCGGCGACGTCGCCAAGGCCATCGCGGCCGGCGCGGACTGCGTGATGATGGGCTCCATGCTGGCCGGGACGGAAGAAGCGCCGGGCGAGGTCTTCCTCTACAAGGGCCGCTCCTACAAATCCTATCGCGGCATGGGCAGTGTCGGCGCGATGGCGCGCGGCTCAGCCGACCGGTATTTCCAGAAGGAAGTTACCGATCGCATGAAGCTGGTGCCTGAAGGCATTGAAGGCCAGGTGCCCTATAAGGGCCCGGTCGGCCCGATCCTGCACCAGATGGTGGGCGGGCTTCGCGCCGCGATGGGCTATACCGGCTCGAAGACGATTGCCGACTTCCAGAAAAACGCCGTCTTCGTGCGCATCACCAATGCCGGGCTTCGCGAAAGCCATGTGCATGACGTGACCATCACCCGCGAAGCGCCCAACTATCCCAGCCCGAGCTGA
- a CDS encoding RsmB/NOP family class I SAM-dependent RNA methyltransferase encodes MRDAGRIAAAIEVLDTILNRHQPVKEAMRDWGKANRYAGSGDRAWISGLVLDSLRRRGSVSHLMGADSPRALVLGTLSHEWETGPDAVAAIFEGDEHAPEPLTDAERAGMLATLPDDAPLHARAEIPEWLAASFERGFGKDAVLEGASMAGRAPVDLRVNALKTDPEKAIGAVRAQINADPSELLTTAIRIPGHDPRAKSPPADAIPAYGKGWVEVQDIGSQIAALAAAPVEGLQVLDFCAGAGGKTLSLAALMNNTGQLYAWDYDWRRLRAIWPRLERAGVRNVQVRSGKEAEALGDLEGKMDLVFIDAPCTGSGTWRRRPDTKWRLKEKALATRIAQQDEVLAKAAKYVRPGGRMVYVTCSILPEENGDRIDAFLSTNPDFRAVPVMDALVASGQLTEEGALTLSACAGAHGALQLTPARTGTDGFYVCGLEKAG; translated from the coding sequence ATGCGGGACGCAGGGCGCATAGCCGCCGCCATTGAGGTGCTGGACACCATTTTGAACCGGCATCAGCCGGTCAAGGAAGCCATGCGCGACTGGGGCAAGGCCAACCGCTATGCGGGCTCTGGCGACCGGGCGTGGATTTCCGGCCTCGTGCTGGACAGTCTGCGGCGCAGAGGCTCTGTCAGCCATCTGATGGGCGCTGACAGCCCCCGCGCTCTGGTGCTCGGCACGCTTTCCCATGAGTGGGAGACGGGGCCGGACGCCGTCGCCGCGATCTTTGAAGGCGATGAGCACGCCCCTGAACCGCTAACCGATGCAGAGCGTGCGGGCATGCTGGCCACCTTGCCTGATGACGCGCCGCTGCACGCGCGCGCGGAAATCCCTGAATGGCTCGCCGCGAGCTTTGAGCGCGGGTTTGGCAAGGACGCGGTGCTGGAAGGGGCCAGTATGGCGGGCCGTGCGCCGGTGGATTTGCGCGTCAATGCGCTCAAAACCGACCCTGAAAAGGCGATTGGCGCGGTGCGCGCCCAGATCAATGCCGATCCATCGGAATTGCTCACCACGGCCATCCGCATTCCCGGCCATGATCCGCGCGCCAAATCCCCGCCCGCTGATGCCATCCCTGCTTACGGAAAAGGCTGGGTAGAGGTGCAGGATATTGGCAGCCAGATCGCCGCGCTCGCCGCGGCGCCGGTGGAAGGGCTGCAGGTGCTCGATTTCTGCGCCGGTGCGGGCGGAAAGACGCTGTCTCTGGCCGCGCTGATGAACAATACCGGCCAGCTCTATGCGTGGGATTATGACTGGCGGCGCCTGCGCGCCATCTGGCCGCGTCTGGAGCGGGCAGGGGTGCGCAATGTGCAGGTGCGTTCGGGCAAGGAAGCAGAAGCCTTGGGCGATCTGGAAGGCAAGATGGATCTGGTCTTCATCGACGCGCCCTGCACAGGCTCTGGCACCTGGCGGCGCAGGCCAGACACGAAATGGCGCCTGAAGGAAAAGGCGCTCGCCACACGCATCGCTCAGCAGGACGAGGTGCTGGCCAAGGCCGCAAAATACGTGCGTCCCGGCGGGCGCATGGTCTATGTGACCTGCTCCATCCTGCCGGAGGAAAATGGCGACCGGATCGACGCGTTCCTGAGCACCAATCCCGATTTCCGCGCCGTGCCGGTGATGGACGCGCTTGTCGCTTCAGGCCAGCTCACCGAAGAGGGCGCGCTCACGTTATCTGCCTGCGCAGGCGCTCACGGAGCCCTCCAGCTCACCCCCGCCCGCACCGGCACGGACGGATTTTACGTGTGCGGACTGGAGAAGGCGGGGTAG
- a CDS encoding DUF2442 domain-containing protein — MIKVIHIKASGPASLHLTFSDGQAGELDLSALIARSGAMVEPLRDPAYFARVFLEEGAPTWPNGFDLAPWALHKDMTAQGLLKPAGRAA, encoded by the coding sequence ATGATCAAAGTCATCCATATCAAGGCCAGTGGCCCGGCCAGTCTGCACCTGACCTTCTCGGACGGTCAGGCCGGTGAGCTGGACCTGTCCGCCCTCATCGCCCGGTCCGGCGCTATGGTGGAGCCCTTGCGTGATCCCGCCTATTTCGCGCGCGTCTTCCTCGAAGAAGGCGCGCCAACCTGGCCGAACGGGTTCGATCTTGCGCCGTGGGCCCTGCACAAGGACATGACGGCGCAAGGCCTGCTCAAGCCTGCAGGCCGCGCCGCCTGA
- a CDS encoding ArsR/SmtB family transcription factor encodes MHAFDVLGDPVRRRILELLADSELRSGEIVEVIRAEFGISQAGVSQHLKVLRDAGFASSRVDGPRRIYTLEPAPLQQVDDWLSRFKGFWTHKLEALATEVARGQKERGE; translated from the coding sequence ATGCACGCCTTTGACGTCCTTGGAGACCCGGTGCGCCGGCGCATACTGGAACTCTTGGCCGACAGCGAGCTGCGCTCCGGGGAGATCGTGGAGGTGATCCGCGCCGAGTTCGGCATCAGCCAGGCCGGCGTCTCCCAGCACCTGAAAGTCCTGCGCGATGCAGGCTTTGCCAGCTCCCGCGTGGACGGGCCGCGCCGCATCTACACGCTCGAACCCGCCCCGTTGCAGCAGGTTGATGACTGGCTATCGCGCTTCAAGGGCTTCTGGACGCACAAGCTCGAAGCCCTCGCCACCGAAGTGGCACGGGGGCAGAAGGAGCGGGGGGAGTGA
- a CDS encoding SRPBCC family protein, translating into MHIDIAAAIGATAREVRNLERDGKPAVAIVASRTYATRIEDLWEAVTTKERLARWFSPVSGDLRLGGRFQIENNAAGEISVCEPPRTLDVTWEFSEQVSWVSVRLYTAGNGHARLELTHLYVVDPDWEEKYGPGAGGVGWDLGLGGLALFVSGEVTAPVEASGEWFASQNYRDLVDASAKAWGEAHAASGAPADEARAAAARTAAFFKGEEQ; encoded by the coding sequence GCAGCGGCCATCGGGGCCACGGCCCGCGAGGTGCGCAATCTGGAGCGGGACGGCAAACCCGCCGTCGCGATTGTAGCGAGCCGCACCTACGCCACCCGTATCGAGGATTTGTGGGAGGCGGTGACTACGAAAGAGCGCCTCGCGCGCTGGTTCTCGCCCGTGTCGGGCGATCTCCGCCTTGGTGGCCGGTTCCAGATCGAGAATAATGCGGCTGGCGAAATTAGCGTCTGCGAGCCGCCGCGCACGCTGGACGTCACCTGGGAATTCTCCGAACAGGTCAGCTGGGTAAGCGTGCGGCTCTACACGGCAGGCAATGGCCATGCGCGCCTGGAACTCACCCATCTCTACGTGGTCGATCCCGACTGGGAAGAAAAATACGGCCCCGGCGCGGGCGGTGTCGGCTGGGATCTGGGCCTGGGCGGGCTGGCGCTATTTGTCAGCGGCGAGGTGACCGCGCCGGTGGAAGCGAGCGGCGAATGGTTCGCCTCGCAGAATTATCGCGATCTGGTCGATGCCAGTGCCAAGGCGTGGGGCGAGGCGCATGCAGCCTCCGGCGCACCGGCAGACGAGGCCCGCGCGGCGGCTGCCCGCACCGCCGCCTTTTTCAAGGGTGAGGAGCAATAA